The Castanea sativa cultivar Marrone di Chiusa Pesio chromosome 11, ASM4071231v1 genome contains a region encoding:
- the LOC142617284 gene encoding uncharacterized protein At5g39865 translates to MAEFENSVEFSGKSKPSTTGSFFFNRSLTLNPSITTTAADDFSPKSHLQTGLDRSGSGSFTKFYSSFESVRSASNSFKGKVKKLCSFFETPKSIEESQTHLPSKLKPGQKQPDPEFRISSLSPDISGPIRLPGTADRIVVYFTSLRGIRRTYEDCYSVRMIFRGFRVWVDERDVSLDSAYRKELQSVLSGETNNNKNSKNLMTLPQVFIRGKHIGGAETIKHLFETGELAKLLEGFPVQKLGFSFGCDSCGDVRFAPCTNCNGSRKVFDEEEDRVQRCLECNENGLIRCPDCSS, encoded by the coding sequence ATGGCAGAGTTTGAAAATAGCGTTGAATTCTCGGGCAAATCGAAGCCATCAACAACTggttctttcttcttcaaccGCTCTCTCACTTTAAACCCATCCATCACCACCACCGCCGCCGACGATTTTTCTCCGAAATCCCACCTCCAAACCGGTCTAGACCGGTCCGGTTCGGGCTCGTTCACGAAGTTCTACTCCTCCTTCGAATCGGTCCGGTCCGCCAGCAATTCCTTCAAGGGAAAAGTGAAGAAGCTCTGCAGCTTCTTCGAAACCCCGAAAAGCATCGAAGAGTCGCAAACCCATTTGCCTTCTAAGCTCAAACCGGGCCAAAAACAACCCGACCCGGAGTTTCGGATTTCTTCGCTCTCGCCCGATATTTCGGGTCCGATTCGTTTGCCCGGCACCGCGGACAGAATCGTCGTGTATTTCACTAGCTTGCGCGGGATTCGGCGGACCTACGAGGATTGCTACTCGGTGAGGATGATATTTCGTGGGTTTCGGGTTTGGGTCGACGAGCGAGACGTGTCGCTCGACTCGGCGTACAGGAAAGAATTGCAGAGCGTGTTATCGGGCGagaccaacaacaacaagaacagCAAGAACCTGATGACTCTGCCGCAAGTTTTCATCAGAGGGAAGCATATCGGAGGGGCCGAGACGATCAAGCACCTGTTCGAAACCGGCGAGCTGGCGAAACTGCTCGAAGGTTTTCCGGTTCAGAAACTCGGGTTCAGCTTCGGCTGCGACAGCTGCGGCGATGTCCGGTTCGCTCCGTGCACGAACTGCAATGGGAGTAGGAAGGTgtttgatgaagaagaagacagaGTCCAGAGATGCTTGGAGTGCAATGAAAATGGTTTGATTCGGTGCCCGGATTGTAGTTCttga